Within the bacterium genome, the region CCCCCTTGCCCAGCTCCTCCTCCTCGACTTATTGCAGTAGTCGGCTTCTTTCCCGTTCAATTCCTAACAGTGGAAACCGAAGCATCTCTCTTAAATGACCAAACCCGCTTGACAAAGCGGGTTTTCTGTTGTTATTTGTCCGAATCACCTTAGCTTTGCTTCTCGAATTCACTCTCCTTAGGAGGTGGCTATGCTGTACGGACGCACTGTTTTGCTGCTGGGACTGCTGCTTGGCTCCAGTCTGTTCGCTGAACCGCGCCAATGGGACGTCAATGGAGTTCCCGTTCGCGCGGTTCGTTTTATTGCAGACTTTTCAACCGCCGCCCGCGACGACGGCACTACGCTGGTCGTGTGGGCGCAATCCCAGGGCAGCGACCCCGTCGTTCTGGGACAATTGCTCGCTCCCGACGGCACCCCCCTCTGGCCTGCCGGCGGAATTCTCCTGGCCTCCGGGCAATTCAAAGCCGGTTTTCCCATCGCCGCCGCTGTCGACGGAGGATGGGTTGTCCTCTGGCTCGATTCACGGCTCATTGCTTCGGATGAACCCGCCACTGGCTGGTATGGCATCGGCACCCTCCGGGCTGTCAAAATCAATGACGACGCCGTTCATCTTTGGAATAACGGTTTGGCAGGCGTGGAAGTCGTCCCCGAATCCTACGGCTGGCTGCAAAAGCCCTATGCTCTCCACCGCGATGGCGGCGGTGTCATTATCAATTACTTTCTTGACGACCATTGGGCTCTGAAACTCTCCGCGAACGGTGTGCTCGAATGGCCTGAACCCGTCCTGCTTCGGCTCCGCAACTATTGGGAACCCTTCAATACCGCCACCGACCCTGCGGGCGGAGTCCTCTTCGCGTGGTATTCAATCATCACCGGTGACACGATTCTGTTCGCCAATAAACTGCTGTCGAACGGTACGTTTGCCTGGAACGATACGGCCGGTGTCGAAGTCCACCGCTCAAACTACTACTATCGCGATATTAGGGTCTGTACGGACCGGCAAGACGGCATGTTCGTCACATGGGGCAGCTCCGGGGATTCCCGCTTCTGTTATGCTCAGCATCTCTCCTCCACCGGCTCACGGCTGTGGCAGGATGCCGGTGTGCTGGCTGCCACATTGACGGATGAAATGCGAACCTACGCGACCATGCCCTCTCTGAATGGCGCAAATGTGGACGGCCTGCTTATCGCCCTCAAGCTGTACACAAGCTCAGGCTCCATCCATGCTGCACAGAAGATCCGCCTGGACGGCACGCTCGCGTGGGGCGATGCGGGTATTCTGCTCTGCGAACCGCAAAGCGAAACCATTTCCTTTGAAGACATTGCCGCGAACAGCGACGCTGCGGGAGGAATGATTTGCTCCTATGTCAAAGCGGATTACACCTATCCGTATGTGTTCGAAAACCTGCTCCTGCGAATAAACTCCAATGGCGAGAGAGTGTGGGGCGATAATTGCGGTGTGTCCGTGAGCGGAACTCCTGACCGGTTCCTGCGGGTCTCAAAACCCGGGCAATTTGGCGAGCTTGTTCGTGCAGTCTGGATTGAAGGAGATGAGAGCGCGATTGCCGTGCAGACCCGCGACCTCTCCCTCGCCGGTGTTCCCGTGCAGGAACAGCCGCAGCGGCTTGTTTCCGGTGAAAATGTCTATCTGCAGGACCACAAAATCGTTGAGCTGGATGACGGCGCAACCGCCGTGGTGTGGGAGGAAAGCAAATGGTTTTACAACGAACAGTGGTTTCAAATGTTTGACGCTTTCGGCGCTCCAAGATTCGCTCCGCCCGGCCGCAGACTCGTCATCAGTGACGAAGAACCTTACGTGGACGGCCACGATTTCGCATTGGCGCATGACGGTAACGGCGGATTCTTTGCCCTGTTTGAAAGCTTTGAAAACGGATACTATGCCGCCCGCGCTGTGCACATTGACCGCGAGGGAAATCATGTCGGCCCCGCAGAAGGCGTGACCTACGAATTTCCCAATACCGTTGAATTGGAAGGCCAGCAAACACAGCTCTACCGGGACGGATCGGGAGGCTGCTTCGTCACTGCGGCAATCTATGACGTGATGTTCTTCATAAAGGCATACACGTTCCGGATAAACTCTGAATGCGCTCTCGTATGGCCGGAACCTGTCAT harbors:
- a CDS encoding T9SS type A sorting domain-containing protein — its product is MLYGRTVLLLGLLLGSSLFAEPRQWDVNGVPVRAVRFIADFSTAARDDGTTLVVWAQSQGSDPVVLGQLLAPDGTPLWPAGGILLASGQFKAGFPIAAAVDGGWVVLWLDSRLIASDEPATGWYGIGTLRAVKINDDAVHLWNNGLAGVEVVPESYGWLQKPYALHRDGGGVIINYFLDDHWALKLSANGVLEWPEPVLLRLRNYWEPFNTATDPAGGVLFAWYSIITGDTILFANKLLSNGTFAWNDTAGVEVHRSNYYYRDIRVCTDRQDGMFVTWGSSGDSRFCYAQHLSSTGSRLWQDAGVLAATLTDEMRTYATMPSLNGANVDGLLIALKLYTSSGSIHAAQKIRLDGTLAWGDAGILLCEPQSETISFEDIAANSDAAGGMICSYVKADYTYPYVFENLLLRINSNGERVWGDNCGVSVSGTPDRFLRVSKPGQFGELVRAVWIEGDESAIAVQTRDLSLAGVPVQEQPQRLVSGENVYLQDHKIVELDDGATAVVWEESKWFYNEQWFQMFDAFGAPRFAPPGRRLVISDEEPYVDGHDFALAHDGNGGFFALFESFENGYYAARAVHIDREGNHVGPAEGVTYEFPNTVELEGQQTQLYRDGSGGCFVTAAIYDVMFFIKAYTFRINSECALVWPEPVIHFVEDHDTRVHKLGPGADGSVVLSYAVIRYPNLEEHVARISADGEQLWDVVVGGGDIDYSGYIVACSDRNNGMVVVWDDYISTEQEHRLYAQRISPDGQRLWITPGLQVAQSENQFSEYSCSADQLGNVTVAWSVYLEGGNDLFAQRVSAAGTILWGEEGIPVCEAPRDQSNPMVYSISDNEVYILWRDYRNSTMELWEGDLFGTHLDARGRIRDDSFWQTDGSPICNYPYNQYRFSAVDDLSGGLVVAWMDDRTSLSWEYSVFAQRLFDPIYSDADESPVVVTEFSLSQNYPNPFNPETVIEFALPVAGEATLKVYDVTGREVATLLDQPLAAGVHRANFDAARLPSGLYFYRLDAGPHSMTRKMVLLR